A segment of the Doryrhamphus excisus isolate RoL2022-K1 chromosome 7, RoL_Dexc_1.0, whole genome shotgun sequence genome:
taccattacttcggcacgtgacaaaaataaataaatacaaaaatgaaaaaaaaaacaaatacataaaaatttataaaatacattaaaaaataaaaaaatgatattatgaaagcaggaagtgaacaaatttaacagttagtgattgtaaaagtaccaaatggaggggtaggatttaataagctttgcttcttcctactccttttggacatgtggaactgtgaactgattatgggatgcattcaattgtaatctgatgcatgttcaaatgaaattcaaccattacatAGATATAATATAAGAAGATATAATAGATCCAAGTAGGATAATATAAACTCACACGTTGGCAGTACATTGGGTACTTTGTGGAATGGGTTtccactcgtattacccaaaatagtacaCAGAATAAGATTAAATAATACTTATGATCAAGCAGTGTCATTTCCTCGTCGTTGTTCTTCCAGACGGCAACCCCACCTCCCTTGGCGGCTGCATCATGTCCGCTCTGTCCATCCCGCCCTCCCACAAAGCCAACCTCTCCGTCGCACCGGAACTGGTTCACAACTACGCCAGCATCCTGGACCCCGAGCAGTACAGCGTGGTCACGGTCTACACCGAGGTGGAGGTCGGGGCATCGGAGGCGGCGGCAGTGGCGGCGGACGTTCAGACGTGTTTCTACGAGGAAGAGGTGACGCCCCAGGAGACCGTAGAAGTGGCCAGGGCGCTGGAGACCCTGACTAAAACATTCGCCGTAAGGAAGGAGAGCCTGGAAAACGACGACGCAGCTTCAGAAGATCAAGAAGACGGCGTTCTGGCTGCGCTGGGAAATGACGTTCAACCGGGTGACGTGAGAAGTGACGCCGCTGGCGAAGGTGAAATGACGCACGCCGCCACTGAACTTCCTCCTGTCCGCCAAACGCCGTCAAACGAGGCTGCTGCCTCGTGTGTGATTGCCGTCAAAGGAAGCGACAAAGGtaaggtgccctgtgattggctggtcaatgtaaccccgccttttgcccgaagacagctgggataggctccagcaccccgtgaggataagcgggacagacaatgaatgaatgaatgaatagtggtgtggcgttcgtgaacgaatgggtcaaaaaaactagttcttttttgcgaacgaatgccgcccataaaatacccgttcagtcaggtcaaaagaactagttccttTTTGGAAATGAATGAACCTCCCacaaaatacccgttcagtcgggtcaaaagaactagttcttttttgcgaaCAAATGAACCGCCCAAAAGATACCCATTCAgtcgggtcaaaagaactagttccttTTTGTAAATGAATGAACCGCcaataaaatacccgttcagtcgagtcaaaagaactagttcttttttgcaaatgaatgaaccacccataaaatacccgttcattcgggtcaaaagaactagttcttttttgcaaatgaatgaaccacatataaaatacccgttcagttgggtcaaaagaactagttcctttttgcgaacgaatgaaccgcccataaaatacccgttcagtcgggtcaaaagaactagttcttttttgcaaatgaatgaaccgcccataaaatacccgttcagtcgggtcaaaagaactagttcttttttgcgaacgaatgaaccgcccataaaatacccgttcagtcgggtcaaaagaaccagttcttttttgcgaacgaatgaaccgcccataaaatacccgttcagtcggGTCAaaaaaactagttcttttttgcgaacgaatgaaccacccataaaatacccgttcagtcgggtcaaaagaactagttcttttttgcaaatgaatgaaccacatataaaatacccgttcagttgggtcaaaagaactagttcctttttgcaaatgaatgaaccgcccataaaatacccgttcagtcggatcaaaagaactagttcttttttgcaaatgaatgaaccgcctataaaatacccgttcagtcgggtcaaaagaactagttccttTTTGCAAATGAATGAACTGCCCATAATATACCCATTGAgtcgggtcaaaagaactagttcttttttgcaaatgaatgaaccgccaataaaatacccgttcagtcgggtcaaaagaactagttcttttttgcgaacgaatgaaacgcccataaaatacccgtttagtcgggtcaaaagaactagttcttttttgcaaatgaatgaaccgccaataaaatacccgttcagtcgggtcaaaagaaccagttcttttTTGCAAACGAATGAAAcgcccataaaatacccgttcagtcgggtcaaaagaactagttcttgaTCATAAACACGCCTTTCACCCGTATGACCTGCAGGGGACTCCGACGAGACGACCTCCATCATCTTCTCATGCTCCGAGTGTCCCTTCCACCACTCCGAAGACGACAGCCCTCCCCACTTCCACATGCAGAGCGTTCCCACCGAGGAATACCGAAAGCTCTCCGGAGCCAAGGTGCCTCCGACTCCCTGCATCACGGATGAGATTTTTACATCCATTAAACTTTTCCCCCAAGGAGGCGCAGCGCAGCCAGAAGGCGCGCCCGTCAAAGAGGACCGCGTGAGCCGACTGACCTGCCCGACGTGCGGCAGGACCTTCACACGCACGTCCGACGTCAGGCGACACCAGCTCACCCACACGGGCGAGCGGCCCTTCCGCTGCCGGCAGTGCGAGCGCACCTTCCAGCACTCGTGGGACCTGGCCAAGCACCGCAGCAAGTCGCACGCCGCCGCCGTCTCCTTCGCCTGCCCGCCCTGCCGCGCCACCTTCGCCAACCTGCGCGCGCTGACCGCCCACCACAAGCGCTCCCACTCGGGCGAGGGCCGCCTGCCGCACATCTGCTCCATCTGCAGCCGCAGCTTCGCCTCGGCCGGCGAGCTCCTGGAGCACCGGACGTCGCACGTGGCCGCCAAGCGCTACGTGTGCCTGCAGTGCGGCGAGGGTTTCGACTCGCTTCTGGCGCGCTCCTTGCACCGGCAGACCCATCAAGTCAAGCGCCAGTTCAAGTGCCCGCACTGCGACAAGACGTACACGCGGCGGTCGGACGTGAAGCGGCACCTGGCAACGCACACGGGGGAGCGGCCGCACAAGTGCGGGCACTGCAACAAACGCTTCTCGCTGCGCTTCATGCTCGTGCAGCACCTCCGTGTCCACACCGGCGAGCGCCCCTTCCAGTGCTTGCACTGCGACAAGACGTTCACGCTGGCGTCCGTGCTGGCCCGACACGAGAGGATGCACACGGGGGAGAAGCCCTTCCTGTGCTCCCAGTGCGGGAAGACCTTCCTGTCCCAAGGCGAGCTCTCCAAACATCACAGGTCGCACGTGGACGACAAGCCCTACGCCTGCCCGCAGTGCCACAAACGCTTCAAGAGCAAGAAGACCCAGCAGGAGCACGTGATCTCGCACACCGGCGTCCGCCCTTACCCCTGCGCCTACTGCGGCAAGGGCTTCGCCAAACCCTACGCGCTCACCCGACACCACCTCATCCACACGGGGGAGAGGCCCTTCCCGTGCAGCTACTGCGACAAGACCTTCCTCACCCCCGGCGAGGCGCAGCTGCACCAGCGCGTCCACACCGGCGAGAAGCCGTACTCCTGCGACGCCTGCCGGCTCAGGTTCAAGAGCTCGTCGGAGCTGGCGTGGCACAAGCGCAGCCACGCCGGCGTGAAGCCGCCCAGGCCGAGCTGTGGGAAGTGCAGGAAGAACTTCCCGTCCAAGGCCAAACTGGAGAAACACATGGAGACGCACGACGAGGAAGGACAAGCGGCCGAATGATGACGGACATCGTAGCGGCACATCGCCTGAAGGCATCAAATACTCCCAATCGCCGTACGATAGCGATACAGGAAAGTtctaacattatgggaataaaaatcaaatatgatgtcataaaggaacatgtagtcacccatgccattccaaatggaagatatttttatgccactcttattttgttaacGCAGACACGGGGCAAAGACGAGCTACGTTCAAAAATAAACGTGCTTCTTATGAAACTGCATTTTGTCATCGAGGACCGCCAtggcttgtttacgtttatcatttatatcGCTGCTAGtctttttcttatcattggaagaatctatacatCGCTTAACCATATACGtgacatatatattatataactcAGCATCAGATTCtcatgagacaaaaaaaagttgcaattttccaaaaataaagtcaaaatatttgaagaattatagcaaatgtaaaaaacatttgCTATAATTCTTCAAACATTcaaattagtcaaaaatatttacatttacaataaaaaaaagttgaaaatttccaaaaataaagtcaaaatatttgaagaatTATAGCAAATATAGCAAATAGCAATTGTGAATTTGTTATAAttcttcaaatatttaaattagtcaaaatatttgctgtAATTcttcaaatattcaaattagtcaaaatatttgaagaattatagcaaatgtttttttttatgttgtgtcgactatgttgggtaaaggtgagcataggggtgttatttcatctctagagggctctaactatgttaaaggcatatttagaaggttgccaAGCATGCgccgtattttgactttatttttggaaaatttcaactttttttctaatGAGAATCTGATGCTgagttatataatatatatttcaagtatATGGTTAGGCGatgtatgtaaaaatgtgaaaaacatttgctataattcttcaaatattttgactttatttttttaaaatgtcaacttttttttcttttattttattcaaaatattttaagaattatagcaaatgttttttacattgctataattcttcaaatattttgacttattttgtattatttaatatttgttgtaATAAGTTGTAATAAGAGAATCACAACAAAATGGAAATTAGGTCGGGAAGAAGTTCTAATATGAGTCTAAATAtgtgaatgaagtcataatagaagaaaataagttgacaaagattatttaagaatgaagtagaaatatttggaaatataTTAGAAAACTTGTCATCTCAAAGCCGAGAACcagttttttcctgaaatataCTGGGTACGTGAAGTGTATAagttgcattctttcatttttcacaaagttaggacacccccgTCCTCCAAAGTGGAACGCTATAACATGCTAACCGAACACGTCTGCGAACGTGCCCAGGGAATAATCCGCAAGGCAGCTGGACGCTTCCCATTGGCTGGAGATGTTTCCCCTTTCATCCAATATGGTGCGATTGAtagtgattaaatattttaatcaatggaCGGCCATAGTTATTctctccccccacccccgcccttCTTTCCCCATCCAGGTTGTGGGCGTATCTATTTTCATCCAGCTGCTACCGGGGGGGGCTCTTAAATCTCCGACCCTATATGTCAGGTAGGACATTTCCGTCCTCATCAAACGTGCTCATAAAATGGAGCTGAGATTAATTATTGTGAAAAATGTGATTTCCTTCCCAGGTCCTGGTTACCCGTGGAATCTCACGTGAGAAGAATCGCACCAATTTGGTGGTGAGTTTTTGTTTAATCTATCCttgtatcgaaaaaaaaacccttgctTTATAGTTAAACATTGATGATTTATCATACTTGGTGTTTGGAGACCTTTGCTGGTCCCCCACGTGCTTCTCCGCCGCCTCTTTTCTTGTTAACGCGTCAAAACCGCGGCTATTTATACACTTTTCATCGCAAATCCGCTGTGCCAGGAGGGGGGGTACACGAGTCCATTCCCGGACCAAATCCACCTGTGCTATTTCAGGCTGGGAATCCCCACGTAAGGATTCGGAAAGGGCGGCGGGCAAGCGGCTGCGGATGCAGATAACGGATGCAGCATCATCATCTGGATTTACGGCCCGGCCGGCGCTGGTGGTGCAGGTGGCGAATTAATAACGGCTCGTAAATACGGAGAGGGGGATGAGGGCGGACGGAGGCAGGGGGGGCGAGTGTGTAAAATTGAGAGAGGGAGAGTAGATAAAGCCCCAGCCGGCGTCATGAGCTCTCCACTGCGTTGCGAGCCTCTGTCAGCCCGACCGAGCCCCAGCAGACACTCCTTGGACCGGAACCATGAGACGCTAGCCGCTCGCAGACTGTCCTCCCCCCGGAGCGTCAACCTCCTCACGCCGCCGCCCTACCCTCGCCGCGCCTCAGCCATCCCCGGCTACTTGCTGCCGCCCTATCAAGAGCAGGAGGACCAGCAACGTCGGCGTCCGTCCTCGTCCGCCGAGGCACCCCCGGTTACCCCCGAACCTCCACCCGTGGACGCCGCCGCCCCTTGCTGCCGCCCGGTGGGAGTCATGCACCTCCTCCGCCTCGGGCTCCTCGCCTTCAGCTGCCTCTTTTGGGCGGCCGGCCTGGCCCTCTTCACCCTGGGGGTGTGGGCCCAGATCTCCCTGGCCGACTTCATGCTGCTGTCCGCCAACCGCTACCCCAACGCGCCCGTCATCCTGCTGACCACGGGGGCCGCCGTCACCGTCTGGGGCTTCCTGGGTTGTCTCGGGGTGGCGGCAAACCTTCCCCACGTGCTGAGGGCGTACGGCTTCTTTCAGCTGGCCGCGCTCATCGCCGGATTGGCCGCCGGTCTCTGCGGGCTCTTCTATCGGGAAGACATCGCCGGAGGGTTTCGTAGCGGCCTCCAGCGAGCGGTGGCCGGCTACACCGAGGACGAGGGTCGTGCCGATGCGCTAGACAGCCTCCAGAGGGCGCTGGAGTGCTGCGGCGCCGAAGGGTGGCGCGATTGGCTGGCCTCGGACTGGGCGTTGCAACACGTTCCCTTCCTGCCCGCGGAGAACGGAACCCTGGGCTCCCTGCCGGACAGCTGCTGCATGCGGCGCAAGGGATGCAGGAACAGGCCGCTGCCGTCGGACGATAACGAAGGCGTGCTCGCCGCCGGGATCCACCCGCACGGATGCTTCCGGAAAGTCTTCAGCTTGGTCAACGACAACGTCTTCCACATTGCCGCCACCGTGTTGGGGTTGGCCTTTGCGCAAATCGGAGGCATCGCTTTGGCGTGTTTGTTGGCTAACAGGCTAGCGCCCAGGCGGCATCAACACATTGTGGCggattgaaaaataataatagtaataaataataatacagcacattcatttttttcttacaatTTTGAAGTTATAAATGTACGGTGGTGCTTTTGGGGGTTCTCCACGCGTGGACATGACGTTCCCTTGGCTTTGGAATGCATGAAGCATACGTCATTACTATGCCTTGAAGTAAAATAACATCGGTTAGCGTAGCCTAGCTAAGGCGCTTCTCTCATATCAACGTTTTCCCAAatgtattaattcataaataattgctgttttgtggttgttaatccaaaatatgcatgttgaagtaaattgtatgtattttggcccatattgtgtattttcaacaatgactaaaataattaaaatacaaaatgtaagcCATTTAGAATacatgcagtattctacacaggtcactaggtgtcagtagtgtcAAGTACCggaagtaaaataataatattgtgtcGTGTATGTTGGGTAAAGGTgagcataggggtgttatttcatctctagagggctctaactatgttaaaagcatatttagaaggttgccaAGCATGcgcagtattttgactttatctttgGAAAATTTGAACGTTTTTTGCGCATGAGAATCTGATGCTgagttatataatatatatttcaggTATATGGTTAGGTGatgtatgtaaaaatgtaaaaaacatttgctataattcttcaaatattttgactttatttttggaaaaattctactttttttcttttttttctttttcaaaatatttgaagcattatagcaaatgtaaaaaaaacatttgctataattcttcaaatattttggcttattttgtattatttaatattttaagttgTAACATGAGAATCACAACAAAATGGAAATTAGGTCGGGAAGAAGTTCCAATATGAGTAAAGtctaaatatgggaataaagtcataatagaagaaaaaaagttggcaACGCttatttaagaataaagttgaaatatttggaaaattaaataaaaaaaacattaaaaaaatttaaaaaaagttgtcatcaaAGCCGAGAAGCAGGTgagcataggggtgttattatcaatattttgactttatttttggaaattttcaactttttttcaaaatatttgaagcattatagcaaatgtaaaaaaaattgctataattcttcaaatattttggcttattttgtattatttaatattttaagttgtaatatgagaatcaAAACAAAATGGAAATTAGGTCGGGAAGAAGTTCTAATgtgagtaaagtcataatagaagaaaaaaagttgacaaagcttatttaagaataaagttgaaatatttggaaaattaaaaaaaaaacattaaaaaatgttggaaaaggTTGAAGTTGTCGTTAAAGTCGAGAAGCAGGTgagcataggggtgttatttcatctctagagggctctaactatgtttaaaagcatatttagaaggttgccaAGCATGCgccgtattttgactttatctttggaaaattttaactttttttcgcATGAGAATCTGATGCTgagttatataatatatatttcaagtatATGGTTAGGcgatgtatgtaaaaaaaacatttgtgataattcttcaaatattttgactttatttttggaaattttcagcttttttttccaaaatatttgaaGCATTAtagcaaatgtaaaaaaaaattgctataattcttcaaatattttggcttattttgtattatttaatattttaagttgtaatatgagaatcaCAACAAAATGGAAATTAGGTCGGGAAGAAGTTCTAATATGAGTAAAGtctaaatatggaaataaagtcataatagaagaaaaaaaagttgaaatatttggaaaattaaaaaaaaaaacattaaaaaatgtggGAAAAGGTTGAAGTTGTCGTCAAAGCCGAAAAGCAGGTgagcataggggtgttatttcatctctagagggctctaactatgttaaaagcatatttagaaggttgccaAGCATGCgccgtattttgactttatctttggaaaatttgaacttttttcgCGCATGAGAATCTGATACTgagttatataatatatatttcaagtatATGGTTAGGcgatgtatgtaaaaaaaacatttgtgataattcttcaaatattttgactttatttttggaaattttcaatttttttttcaaaatatttgaagcattatagcaaatgtaaaaaaaaaattgctataattcttcaaatattttggcttattttgtattatttaatattttaagttgtaatatgagaatcaAAACAAAATGGAAATTAGGTCGGGAAGAAGTTCTAATgtgagtaaagtcataatagaagaaaaaaaagttaacaaagcttatttaagaataaagttgaaatatttggaaaattaaaaaaaaaaaacattaaaaaatgtggaaaaagttgtcGTCAAAGCCGAGAAGCAGGTgagcataggggtgttatttcatctctagagggctctaactatgtttaaaagcatatttagaaggttgccaAGCATGCgccgtattttgactttatctttggaaaatttgaactttttttcgCATGAGAATCTGATGCTgagttatataatatatatttcaagtatATGGTTAGGcaatgtatgtaaaaaaacatttgcgataattcttcaaatattttgactttatttttggaaattttcaacttttttttccaaaatatttgaaGCATTAtagcaaatgtaaaaaaaattgctataattcttcaaatattttggcttatcttgtattatttaatattttaaattgtaatatgaGAATCACAACAAAATGGAAATTAGGTCGGGAAGAAGTTCTAATATGAGTAAAGtctaaatatggaaataaagtcataatagaagaaaaaaaagttgaaatatttggaaaattaaaaaaaaacattaaaaaatgtggGAAAAGGTTGAAGTTGTCGTCAAAGCCGAGAAGCAGGTgagcataggggtgttatttcatctctagagggctctaactatgttaaaagcatatttagaaggttgccaAGCATGCgccgtattttgactttatctttagaaaatttcaactttttttgcgCATGAGAATCTGATGCTgagttatataatatatatttcaagtatATGGTTAGGCGAtgtatgtaaaaattaaaaaaaaaacattcttcaaatattttgactttatttttggaaaatttcaactttttttctttttttattcttcaaaatatttgaagcattagcaaatgtttttttttacatttgctaTAATTCTTCAAATTCTTCAAAtattttggcttattttgtattatttaatattttaaattgtaatatgaGAATCACAAC
Coding sequences within it:
- the si:zfos-932h1.3 gene encoding zinc finger and SCAN domain-containing protein 2 isoform X3, coding for MSRLPLSLLRLLVPPLQLRWAAMWQLAKQKDVMNYHKLQEFVHTLTDALPGIMTQKETAQLILGLRARLILELCKGSVRGCVDSQKIQAHLENLPLTSDHGDAEVKAAESTFVALVQSLLKDPAERAYFFQEVFPVEYGAKYDAALHVLLWELLSKLEKLLPIPDLEQTAAWLGSGPALLDECVQSTREELGLIFQHCQNAALFKMPHGNPTSLGGCIMSALSIPPSHKANLSVAPELVHNYASILDPEQYSVVTVYTEVEVGASEAAAVAADVQTCFYEEEVTPQETVEVARALETLTKTFAVRKESLENDDAASEDQEDGVLAALGNDVQPGDVRSDAAGEGEMTHAATELPPVRQTPSNEAAASCVIAVKGSDKGDSDETTSIIFSCSECPFHHSEDDSPPHFHMQSVPTEEYRKLSGAKVPPTPCITDEIFTSIKLFPQGGAAQPEGAPVKEDRVSRLTCPTCGRTFTRTSDVRRHQLTHTGERPFRCRQCERTFQHSWDLAKHRSKSHAAAVSFACPPCRATFANLRALTAHHKRSHSGEGRLPHICSICSRSFASAGELLEHRTSHVAAKRYVCLQCGEGFDSLLARSLHRQTHQVKRQFKCPHCDKTYTRRSDVKRHLATHTGERPHKCGHCNKRFSLRFMLVQHLRVHTGERPFQCLHCDKTFTLASVLARHERMHTGEKPFLCSQCGKTFLSQGELSKHHRSHVDDKPYACPQCHKRFKSKKTQQEHVISHTGVRPYPCAYCGKGFAKPYALTRHHLIHTGERPFPCSYCDKTFLTPGEAQLHQRVHTGEKPYSCDACRLRFKSSSELAWHKRSHAGVKPPRPSCGKCRKNFPSKAKLEKHMETHDEEGQAAE
- the si:zfos-932h1.3 gene encoding zinc finger protein 678 isoform X5, translated to MWQLAKQKDVMNYHKLQEFVHTLTDALPGIMTQKETAQLILGLRARLILELCKGSVRGCVDSQKIQAHLENLPLTSDHGDAEVKAAESTFVALVQSLLKDPAERAYFFQEVFPVEYGAKYDAALHVLLWELLSKLEKLLPIPDLEQTAAWLGSGPALLDECVQSTREELGLIFQHCQNAALFKMPHGNPTSLGGCIMSALSIPPSHKANLSVAPELVHNYASILDPEQYSVVTVYTEVEVGASEAAAVAADVQTCFYEEEVTPQETVEVARALETLTKTFAVRKESLENDDAASEDQEDGVLAALGNDVQPGDVRSDAAGEGEMTHAATELPPVRQTPSNEAAASCVIAVKGSDKGDSDETTSIIFSCSECPFHHSEDDSPPHFHMQSVPTEEYRKLSGAKVPPTPCITDEIFTSIKLFPQGGAAQPEGAPVKEDRVSRLTCPTCGRTFTRTSDVRRHQLTHTGERPFRCRQCERTFQHSWDLAKHRSKSHAAAVSFACPPCRATFANLRALTAHHKRSHSGEGRLPHICSICSRSFASAGELLEHRTSHVAAKRYVCLQCGEGFDSLLARSLHRQTHQVKRQFKCPHCDKTYTRRSDVKRHLATHTGERPHKCGHCNKRFSLRFMLVQHLRVHTGERPFQCLHCDKTFTLASVLARHERMHTGEKPFLCSQCGKTFLSQGELSKHHRSHVDDKPYACPQCHKRFKSKKTQQEHVISHTGVRPYPCAYCGKGFAKPYALTRHHLIHTGERPFPCSYCDKTFLTPGEAQLHQRVHTGEKPYSCDACRLRFKSSSELAWHKRSHAGVKPPRPSCGKCRKNFPSKAKLEKHMETHDEEGQAAE
- the si:zfos-932h1.3 gene encoding zinc finger and SCAN domain-containing protein 2 isoform X1 is translated as MSHPGLPLSLLRLLVPPLQLRWAAMWQLAKQKDVMNYHKLQEFVHTLTDALPGIMTQKETAQLILGLRARLILELCKGSVRGCVDSQKIQAHLENLPLTSDHGDAEVKAAESTFVALVQSLLKDPAERAYFFQEVFPVEYGAKYDAALHVLLWELLSKLEKLLPIPDLEQTAAWLGSGPALLDECVQSTREELGLIFQHCQNAALFKMPHGNPTSLGGCIMSALSIPPSHKANLSVAPELVHNYASILDPEQYSVVTVYTEVEVGASEAAAVAADVQTCFYEEEVTPQETVEVARALETLTKTFAVRKESLENDDAASEDQEDGVLAALGNDVQPGDVRSDAAGEGEMTHAATELPPVRQTPSNEAAASCVIAVKGSDKGDSDETTSIIFSCSECPFHHSEDDSPPHFHMQSVPTEEYRKLSGAKVPPTPCITDEIFTSIKLFPQGGAAQPEGAPVKEDRVSRLTCPTCGRTFTRTSDVRRHQLTHTGERPFRCRQCERTFQHSWDLAKHRSKSHAAAVSFACPPCRATFANLRALTAHHKRSHSGEGRLPHICSICSRSFASAGELLEHRTSHVAAKRYVCLQCGEGFDSLLARSLHRQTHQVKRQFKCPHCDKTYTRRSDVKRHLATHTGERPHKCGHCNKRFSLRFMLVQHLRVHTGERPFQCLHCDKTFTLASVLARHERMHTGEKPFLCSQCGKTFLSQGELSKHHRSHVDDKPYACPQCHKRFKSKKTQQEHVISHTGVRPYPCAYCGKGFAKPYALTRHHLIHTGERPFPCSYCDKTFLTPGEAQLHQRVHTGEKPYSCDACRLRFKSSSELAWHKRSHAGVKPPRPSCGKCRKNFPSKAKLEKHMETHDEEGQAAE
- the si:zfos-932h1.3 gene encoding zinc finger and SCAN domain-containing protein 2 isoform X4 — encoded protein: MCLPLSLLRLLVPPLQLRWAAMWQLAKQKDVMNYHKLQEFVHTLTDALPGIMTQKETAQLILGLRARLILELCKGSVRGCVDSQKIQAHLENLPLTSDHGDAEVKAAESTFVALVQSLLKDPAERAYFFQEVFPVEYGAKYDAALHVLLWELLSKLEKLLPIPDLEQTAAWLGSGPALLDECVQSTREELGLIFQHCQNAALFKMPHGNPTSLGGCIMSALSIPPSHKANLSVAPELVHNYASILDPEQYSVVTVYTEVEVGASEAAAVAADVQTCFYEEEVTPQETVEVARALETLTKTFAVRKESLENDDAASEDQEDGVLAALGNDVQPGDVRSDAAGEGEMTHAATELPPVRQTPSNEAAASCVIAVKGSDKGDSDETTSIIFSCSECPFHHSEDDSPPHFHMQSVPTEEYRKLSGAKVPPTPCITDEIFTSIKLFPQGGAAQPEGAPVKEDRVSRLTCPTCGRTFTRTSDVRRHQLTHTGERPFRCRQCERTFQHSWDLAKHRSKSHAAAVSFACPPCRATFANLRALTAHHKRSHSGEGRLPHICSICSRSFASAGELLEHRTSHVAAKRYVCLQCGEGFDSLLARSLHRQTHQVKRQFKCPHCDKTYTRRSDVKRHLATHTGERPHKCGHCNKRFSLRFMLVQHLRVHTGERPFQCLHCDKTFTLASVLARHERMHTGEKPFLCSQCGKTFLSQGELSKHHRSHVDDKPYACPQCHKRFKSKKTQQEHVISHTGVRPYPCAYCGKGFAKPYALTRHHLIHTGERPFPCSYCDKTFLTPGEAQLHQRVHTGEKPYSCDACRLRFKSSSELAWHKRSHAGVKPPRPSCGKCRKNFPSKAKLEKHMETHDEEGQAAE
- the si:zfos-932h1.3 gene encoding zinc finger and SCAN domain-containing protein 2 isoform X2 — its product is MYPGLPLSLLRLLVPPLQLRWAAMWQLAKQKDVMNYHKLQEFVHTLTDALPGIMTQKETAQLILGLRARLILELCKGSVRGCVDSQKIQAHLENLPLTSDHGDAEVKAAESTFVALVQSLLKDPAERAYFFQEVFPVEYGAKYDAALHVLLWELLSKLEKLLPIPDLEQTAAWLGSGPALLDECVQSTREELGLIFQHCQNAALFKMPHGNPTSLGGCIMSALSIPPSHKANLSVAPELVHNYASILDPEQYSVVTVYTEVEVGASEAAAVAADVQTCFYEEEVTPQETVEVARALETLTKTFAVRKESLENDDAASEDQEDGVLAALGNDVQPGDVRSDAAGEGEMTHAATELPPVRQTPSNEAAASCVIAVKGSDKGDSDETTSIIFSCSECPFHHSEDDSPPHFHMQSVPTEEYRKLSGAKVPPTPCITDEIFTSIKLFPQGGAAQPEGAPVKEDRVSRLTCPTCGRTFTRTSDVRRHQLTHTGERPFRCRQCERTFQHSWDLAKHRSKSHAAAVSFACPPCRATFANLRALTAHHKRSHSGEGRLPHICSICSRSFASAGELLEHRTSHVAAKRYVCLQCGEGFDSLLARSLHRQTHQVKRQFKCPHCDKTYTRRSDVKRHLATHTGERPHKCGHCNKRFSLRFMLVQHLRVHTGERPFQCLHCDKTFTLASVLARHERMHTGEKPFLCSQCGKTFLSQGELSKHHRSHVDDKPYACPQCHKRFKSKKTQQEHVISHTGVRPYPCAYCGKGFAKPYALTRHHLIHTGERPFPCSYCDKTFLTPGEAQLHQRVHTGEKPYSCDACRLRFKSSSELAWHKRSHAGVKPPRPSCGKCRKNFPSKAKLEKHMETHDEEGQAAE